The stretch of DNA ATTATACATGATATGGGATTATCTCTCATAAAGGCGATGTCTTTAGCTCATGAATCAACTGATATGGCTCGTTGGGCTTAGGAATGATTCTCTAAGGTGGTACATTTGCCGAAGATGGTGTGAAATGTGACATAATGCAAAAAGTCGTCATATACGTACCTGGTGAGATTGCAAATTTCTATGCAGAGGTTACATGTATAACTGAACGTAAATTAAATACGTTGTATGTGAAATAAACGAAAATGACGTGAATTGAATTGTTTAACAACTTCATCGAGGGAGATCGTTTACAGTACCTCTACTCTGTATCTCACTGCCAAGGACTGATGTGTAATGTGATGGAATCTCAGGATTTGCATTCAGTGCATGACGCCAGATGGCTGCTTGGTAGTTTGCAAGCATTGTGTGATTTCGTAGTGCATCTTGGCATGGCGGAAGACTCTGTGACTGGCCTTGCTTGGCACAAAAGGTAATATATCGACATTCGTTAACTTCAACAAGTTTTGGCTTGCCATACATCTTGTACACAAATCCCACACATTCAGAAAAAGGGACTGTCTCTGCGTCGAATGAACGCCCAAGAGTCGCCTTATCCTTGCAGGCCACTGGGTCTGTCTTACAAAGGTTCAGAGCAGTCTTCTTCCCTTTACCTACAAACACGCTAGTTGAGTCGCAGCCAGTGAAAGTATGCAGACCAGGTGAGGCATCGCAAAGGTGCGGCCAAGCAGCATCAGCTATGGCAGAAATCTCCAGATAAATGTTCcttgttttctctttatttttgaATGGGATCCGTGCTGATATATTCCTGCAAAAATGACAAGCCATGATTGCCACATCAGTGTCTGGAGACTTGATTATTACGGTGGTCTCACCATTTTCAGATGCATGCTTTGCACGGAGAAGTAACCTTGTGTCAGCTTCTTCATGGTTGCTGTTTAGCTCAGTGATCGCCTCACAAACAACCTTGCCATCATCGCCAGACAACTGAAAGCACTTGTCTTCAAGAGCAAAATAGATGTTGGGATTGGGATTCCCAATCCGATTCGCATAGTTGTCTCTTGACCACTGCTGAAGGAGAAATCTCGTTAACATCTTCTTGTTCTCCCCACTGTTTAAGAACGTCTTCCACTGTTTGGGACACTTTTGACCACCTCCAGTTATTTCAACTTGGACAGCTCCTACACTAGCACGTTTTGCTATCTCGGGATTCTTGATAGAAACATCTGGATATCTATCTGTGACAAAATCAGCTAAGGTTGCCTGGGgaacaactgaatgaaaaacagaAGTCGCCAACTCTTCAACTGTCGCTGGAATTTCTTTCATCGCTTGAAGTACAGCCTTGCCATCAACAATTAATACTGCAGTGGGTGTAACATCTTCAGCTGGTTCGACTCCTTCAATCAGCGTGTCCAGTAACTTGGACTTGACAGTCTTGCAGAGGGACCAATCCAGGTCAAAACActttgggacacttgtcaaattttgagcgaaaagtagagaatttactgtacatgcttccatcgttatacgAGCAACGTGTGTTTCTCTTTCCCTGCCTTTTTCgcgcccccttccccccagacaatgttcaAACAttcagcgatcgatgaacggatcttgattttggggCAGGGGGAAAAGTgcgaattgtcccaacagttttgaccaggattggaCCCATCCGTTGAAGCTAGAGGCAACGGAAGAGGACTTAGGGAATACTTGAAGACTTCCCGTGGATTTCCTTTGCACCACAATGCCATTAGTACAGTGAGTTGTCCCTCTCCCCGATGTCTCTTCAAGCAAGTCGAAGTTGTCCCAGCAAATTGTGCTAAGGGCATTAGCACAGATAACCTTTGGTAATATTACACCATGTTCGTGTGCTTCCATGTGATTCTCAGCAAGTGCCGTCTCGATCTCAAGAACCTGGTCATATGATATTCCATGACCATATCTATTCAACAAAATGATGACTTCTTTTGAACCAGTACGGCTTTTTAATGTCATAGGAAAGGCAACGTGTTTGGGCATTTGAGACGTTGTATAAGAGGTCTTGGGCAAGGGACAGAAAAAGACGCTAGCAATTTTCGTCTCATAGAGGACCCAAGCAAGTTAGTTGTAAACAACAGTTGTAAATCTGATGTTCTCTTCGTTAATTTTATTTGAACTTGGTGACCATGGCATGTTCAGTTCCTGACTTACAAGGGCGGCCGGTCTTGGCGGCACGGTTCTTGAGAGATGCATCCTTTGGCTCTGTGATAAACCTATCATTTTCAACGCTATGATTAAGACCACACTCAACGATCTGACCCTTAGACATCTCATCGCAGTAGACAATTTCAGCCTCAGATCTATGTCTCGCGTGCCAGAAGCTTATTCTGCCCTGGTAAGCCTTTTGCATTCTGACCTTCAGCTTTTCAGAGCAATACAAGGGGTTTGTATACCCTGAAAGGAGAGAAGTTTCACGTACCTTAGCCCCAAGTCAGGCGTTCGAACAACTTCAAAACTCTCAAATATCTTGGGATGCATCTCAGATCTGACAGCCTGAACGGCGTTATCATGACAAGATTCGAGCTTGCCCTCTTGATTTTTCTTCTACTTCTATTAGTGCCCTTTAAATTAGGAGAAAGTCTGAAGGGAAAGGTGAACCCACAATGCTTACTAATAACTTGTCTTAAATATGAGAGCGTGAGATAAGAGAGATGGGATATCCATGGATTAAATTTGCAAGAGAAGGGGTTGGCGGGAGAAaggtaggctcgattaccagccgctgttcgGGAAGGGCGCCGCGCTTCTCGGGGAGGAACGTAGACCGGACTTGAGAGAGCGGCGGTAATCGAGCCTACCCCGGCTTATACGTCTTATACGACCTCGGATGTAATAATCAAACCTGATAATCCCGGTCATTTCGCATGAGTAAGGAACTCTTAACAAATTTCCGTTTGTAACGGACAGTCGGAACACAGTTGTACATCTTAACAGCCGCCTTTTATGTAAACTCACCTAATCTATAGCCACACATTCATTTGCGATTCTTTTCATCGAAGTGCACACACCAACAGCTACAATTTGTAGCGGCGCTCCCGCGGGCGCCAGGGTGTGGAAGTCGGTAAACCCATCGGTCCGTGCTACCGTGCGCACACTTGCATAGAGTAATCTGCGTGACAAGCGTTCCTGAACAAATTAGAGTTTTCCACATTTTGGCCGCGGGAAAAGTAGAACGAGAGAAAACCTGTTCCTGCTCCTCGCCAGTTATATTAATTGCGCTCGCCTCAGTTTTAGTGCGCCCCCAAATACGGAACGCTTGCTATGTAGGCTAGCACGGGGTGCTTCAGTAAAGtaagtggcccatcagagccggagcttatcccggtttctgtggcatgaagcgactaggagtatttttttttactcccccttggatgggatgccagtccatcacagggttacttCCAGCATTTCGCAGGCACCCATTTACAAACCTGGGTAAAGAGAGgtaccgtgggagtaaagtgtcttgctcaagaacacaacacaatgtccccggccaagacccgaacccgaaccactcgatctggagtcgagcacactaaccatgaggccaccgcgcctcccttgAATGGAAATCAATGACTCGTTTAGATTTTTAAACATTCATAACGTTTCTTTGCTTGAACTGGAACGAAAATTAATGTTTATTGAAGTTTCTCTCACGTTTCTTTCATCTGGCCACCTTCTGTTGGAAATGCTTAGGCTTGAATGCGAACGACGTTCTCAATGTGAGATTTATGGCGACTTCCTCAACTTCCTCGGGTTGTTTGTTCACTTAGCCACTCCGTTAAAATGTAATTTTGGAGACCTAGGGACTACTACAGTAATTCAGAAAATAATTTAGTGGCCGCTAATTTGCCACAACTGAAATTGATTTCGTAAAATAAATGGCTTGCTTTTTGCCTTCTCATGATTTATTGCGATCTCCCAAGGGTTGCGGGGAGCAATCATTTTCGAGGGAAATTAATTTGAGAGAACAAGGGATATCTCTACTATCAAAAGGAAGTTTGGCGAAATATGTTTGGGGGGATGGATTTTATAAATTGGGAAAAAGAGAGGAAATAAAGTCAAGAAATAACACCTGAGGGGGATAAAAAGGTTTGCACTGTAATTAGACAGTTATAGAATGTCTCTCACCGCCTGTTTGAATCCTCATCGATGTCAGAGAGTCCTCCAACTTTTTGACGGAATAAATCGGGTATTTTGCACAAAACATTGCCAACTCATCGCTGAGTATAGACCGATCAGTCAGTTCACTGCTAGGTATCCACTTGTTGTCAATAATTGTCGTCTTCTTGGTCTTGCTGCTAATCTTCTGCAACGATGATCGTAAACTTTGATTTAGATTTTTGTAGTTTATTTGATATCTAAAATTTACATGCAAAACAGGGGTTGAAATAAGGGCACTCTCCCAAAGAAGTACTATGAAAAACTTTcgtgtgtttttgttttactcATTACCCCATTACATAATAACTCCATACATTTTACTCACTATCTATATTCTCATTGGCAACAAACTGTGTTAATTATCAAAACTACAAAGAACAGGAAATGTATTGAAACATGAAATTAAAATCTTATGATTTTTCAATCACTGTCTTCTTTTTCACTGGCTGAGGGCTTGAAGCTAATGTGCGAATGTACGTGCCCTTTCCGTGCAATCGTCCGCAAAAGAAATGACATTCGGCGGGGATAAAATACAAATCTCGGTCAGGTGCGATAGGCCGGACGCTGTATTCGCAGACCACTGATGAGGCTAGGAAAATGGGAAGACTTGCACACGCTCACCTCGGCGTTATCAAGACCATCGATGAGTTTTCTTGGCGACAACAGCTCGTCTTGTAGGGGCAGAAGGTAACAGATCTTTTTTTCCGGAAACAACAGCATACTCATATTCTATGGTGACAAGAAATAAGATGAAACATTACCAAACAGTTCAAACAGATGAGTTAAATGAGTGATCGGTAGGCGCGTAAGCGATAGtgtaacaagacgcctatagaggcgtatccgtgggatgcacaaagagttaacacaaattgtccagttacagtgaactacaaccacgggtaaacttcggaaaatggggagagattaccagaaagataaagctataatttaactagaagttatttgttgtaaaaacagaaagaggtTATTCCTTattattaatgctactaaattaTCTAGTGGAAACAActaggccctattaggggttatcaggaATACAGGAGATTTAGGGAAAAATATTTGGGGGGATATTAACGGGATGCAGGATATTTAAAAAACCGAACtggtatagaccttattcataaatgttGGTCACatttagcctaccaagcctcattttagagcaagaaatcttttcaattcactgtatggtatcgaggcttggtaggctaatttgcacttcgacaaaagaattataaattgaccgccatttatgaataaggtctttTATAGTGATACAAACCACAGGAAATGACGGGATACAGGTcaggatatttaacaattattctttgaaatcgaagtgaatagtggtagaatatttaccaagccgcaaagcggcgaggtaaatattctgccacttttcacctcgatttcaaagaataattgttttagtatatactcacgaagtgatctcaacaacaattgcagaaaaaaccgtagcatccaaagtcgatttaattggcatctcaattcatgtgtggaaaacgtgcaagcagCACAAAGCATGCgtgaaagtgtttacagaagcttcaaacatggcagatctaaataaccttcgttaaaatcctcgtcacaaacagcaaaatggtcattttgcattgtttaaatcagcaatttgaatcgaaagtctgcttgttaaaacattttcaccgttcgatcaaagtttttgaggttcatcTGAAATGAAATTggaagtgcagttggtaaaggatccacatgaaatggtggctctaatttaggtgagcgttagtttgttgtcaaatgacccgtcttgtttccttgcaaccatgtggaactttcttaaacatttttttacttCTTCGATTTCAGTAAGAAATTCGTTTcggtgggcgaccagccctacaagagagaattactccgagtgaaacaaattgttggcgtgaagattgtttatttttcagcaataattatctggaaaaacgaagtcaaacactgatTGGCAAAAtgatgaactcttctcttacctttgaaaactttcagaccaaattttgtggccttctttgtcttctgtagcacagcatcatcttgtattctcaatatttccgattcataaatgctggcgagtttacgccggcccattttgttttgtttggattaagcattattcactccacAGGTAGTGAATAATGCttaattactccgagatagcgaaccaatcagatttcttgaaacaccaagatcactgagtgagtatatactaattagagATACGGGATACTTAGATTCCTCCCTAATGGGCCCTCAACAATCAGCACAGTAATACTATCACAATTCGGGCGTTATCCTAGACGAGGATATGTCTCTTGAACACCATGTTGCTGCTATTTGTAAATCCTGCTTTTTTCATTTaaggaacatttgcaaaatcaggaaacatATCAGCTTTAAGCACTTATCCACGCATTCATTTCTTCTAAATTAGATTTTTGCAACATGTGAAATAAGATTACAAAACCTGTGTTGTCTCATGGGTTTATTCTATTGTTTATgagtttattgttttatttattgtcTTTGTCTattaatcatgatatttttattaattatttgacTATACCCCTTTTTAtaaatacattctttgtaaatatttacttttattcttatgcacataattttataatctactttttaatttattgtcattgtaaagCGGGTTTGAACCTTGGAATTATTGCTATATAAAATataggtattattattatcattattattattattattattattatttacttttactaaaGCTTTTTGACGAATGTCAAGATAAACAGGtgaaatttatttggaataCTGACTGGAGATAGGCCGCTTCAttcgtttgctttggtttgtctataaaacaaaatagagtgtatgtctttttatttgccaatggttgtttaaggctttttaaccaatactcttttcacgtttttgattcAAGTACTAGGaggaatggatttattttttgttgtcaagTGTCATTGACTAAAGacaaatacaaaaatatctgctcCAAGTCTCAAGTCTGTTTGGTGCATTGTTTCGAAGTTATTTGCCGAAACATGTCACTCAATTTTACAGAGCTTTATACGGAGACTCCATGTTAAGTTGGTGTTCCTCAAATGGCCTCGAATGAACAAAACATGTGAACCTCAGTTTGCGATAAAAGCCCTCTCTTTTTGCTCGTGAACTGAACCAAATGAGCACAAAGATGTCTTCTACAGCTTTTAATGCTTAATTTGCCAAAACTCACAAGGCAAAACCGTTTTTTGAACCAGACAGCTTTTAATTCTTTATCTCAGCTACTGccttggtgtcacgcaaggcgaaatttgaaaattccaaatGCTGTATTCTGAAAACGAAAAACGCTACGGTACCTAAAACTGGTAAAAGATTTACTTCTAAGTAATTTTTTACCTGGTATGGattaaaaaatcagaaaaccttgcagctttgattttacaatttgatggcgtcatgtgaaaacactctattgataAGCTTAAATGCTTGGCACAATGGCCgattgaacacactggttcaattcacaaactgttttggagcgactgaacaaactggttcgcaagaaaAACAGATCCATTGAAGTATTCGTTCGATGCAATATTAAATGCTTATCGTGAAACACACGAGACCGGAgcaagatctaaaaataacttagacAATTCTTCTTACTTTAACGCTTCCCGTTCTCAAGGAAAAATCGTCTGgccactttatcaaatactttcagacGTGAGGTTCAATCATCGCGGGCGGAAAGGATTTGCTATAGCTTATATTAGAGCAGAGTGGTCTAGCGCGCGctcagagaagaagagagaagagtGAGATTTCTAATCGTCGTACGAGAGCTCGAAAATACTGGAAGGAATAAAATTGGAATCCCGAAGGGGCTTAATTTAACATCTGTGGGGCTCATTTGTGACTACATAGCAAACCATCACGTGATAAGAGTTGCTTTAACGGCTCAGTGGGAACTTACTCGCTCCCGGGGCGCGTGGCACGACTTCGAGGCGCGATGGTTCCAGTTGTATTATACGGGATTCTTATCGAGCGGGTAAACTAGCTTGATccctggggtatgcacattCGTGACTGCGatgaagaataaaaaaaaacttactgGAGAATTAAGGTGCCTATACTAAGTAAAGTGAGTTTAAGTTGATTTAACCCCATGCACTCACTTCCGCCCTTCCCAGACAAGGGTAGGGGGAGGATGACCATCGGGAAAATGCGAAAAAGAGGATATAACTCAAAGCCCACCAATGACCGAAGAACCTCAGTAGCGATACTGCACCAAGATCTCGACAAACCGTTAATTAGGATGCAAGACGATCGCAATTTTATTGTCTCAGTGCATAAAATCACACTTTACTAgtgcaaaaaaaagcaaatcacTGTTCGCAGTTTACCCcatcattaattattttataagcCCCACCCTTgaatacaaagctatttgggcTTTTTCGAAGATACCAGGCTCACCATCTTAAAGTCGTGCAAAATATTGCTGTGATCCACGTTACCATGTGCAGGAACTTTAAACAGTTCTGTTTGCTTCTCTGTGTCCACCTCGATCGTCTCGTTATATAGTTCTCCAGACTCACTGAATTGAACGTTATAATCAACAACCTAAAGATAtgcaacgaataaaatcacatGAGATCACATGAAATAGTTACACATAAAGGCTTGTAATTACACTCGCCTCTTTTCACTGTGTTATCTGAGCGCCTGGACTCGAAGGGTCTCGACAGAAGCAAAATAATGTAAttaaattgttaattaatttatgtATATGTTATACGGCAAATGATAATAACtgaataaataactaaataaataaaaacagagGAGAGCGAGAAAAATAGGGTTCACCGAACTTAATCCACGCTAAATCCACACAAAGCGGCAGCAGTGGTCACTAACACTTATTGTTGTTCAGTTTCTTACTTAGAGACAATCAGTTACTTCCACAAGGCTATCTACTTCCTTTTTATCACTATTTACCCGAAATCATAAAAGAACTCACCTGTTTAGTCGGAGAGTCTGCTTCGCCGTTGCCGCATTTGCAAACAGCTTTAGTAGATACCATGTTTGCCGAGGCTAGAAGCAGTACATATATGAATGCCACTTGACGTCTGACGAGGGAAGTCTGTTAAAATTCAagtaaaaatttggaaattaAATTTTAGTCACAAAAAGCTTAAATGATGAGACGTGATTCGAAATTGATCATATGAAATTTGTAGGGGCACCCAGACGAAAGTGTAAACCATGGTTACCCAAGATGTTAGGATATAATAATACAAATTTTGGGTGACAACTGTAGCAGTTTTCTGTTGCTTACGTCTAGCATGGTTAAAGTGCTTTCTAGCTCCAAGTGTGTTCTCTTCTCCTCCCACTTTCTTTTCTTGCTTCTTTCTTCAGTCTTGCTGATCTTTAGCCACTGGACTAATATGCTATATTGACTATGCTAGGTTTTGTCTTTTTATATGTTATGTACTGAAGTACGTGGGTGAAATTTGATGTTTCAGCTAACGAGGAGCGGCTAAACGTTTGTTGTGCCAGTTCCTGATGATCTTATGTTGATGGAAACTTAGAATGCTGAAGTGTATGTAGTCTTGGAGCTACCTGCCTCACGTCAGTTACGTTTTGGACTTACGGAATGACTTTATGAGCATGATTAGCAGCATTGTTAAAAGCTGCTGATATATTCGCCAGGTTTTGTATGTGACTCGCTCCTTCACGGATCGAAACTCCTGTCTGAGAGCAATACTTTTCGTGCTTAGCTTCCTTATTTTCATCTTGTTCGATCTGTTGTTTCCTGTTTAGGCAACACGTACCTCGATCGCTGAATCTCCTCCCAGTTTGAACCTCAAGTACCCTTGTAGCTCAAACTTTATACGATGGCAGTCTTAATTATCTCTTTGTTTAAAGTAATGTATAATAGACAGGTGCATTAGAAAACTCTTAACATTCCAGTAAGTCTGTGTTTGTTGAAAGGGGAACAATTTTGAAGTATGAGTGAAACTTGCAGCAAAAATACTTAGTCCATAGGGGAAACATCAGATACGCATTGTTGTGTAAATTTTCTGCTCATTACTCATGTAACAAGCAAAGAGCATCGCagccattgttttctttttaccgAAAATGATGTGCGCTCTGTTATTGAACACTCGAAAGGTGTTGACCACTTTGCAGCTACCACGCAAGAGATATCGATATGCCTGATAAACTACACCAGAAGTCAGACCCCTCCCTGGAGAGCGCCAAAACCAAGCTCTGTAATTGCCGTAAAAAGGGCGAGTGCCCCTTAAACGTTCAATGTCTGACTTCTGGTGTAGTTTATCAGGCAAAGATTAGAAGAAAGGACAATGACAAATTTGAAACATACGTAAGCCTGATGGCAGATGACTTTAAGACACGTTACAGAAATCATAAAACATCTTTCGAAAATAAGACCTATAGAAATTCAACTGAACTCAGCAAGCACGTATGGTTGCTGAAAGATAACAACATACAGCGTGAAATTACATGGCAAATTGTTTGCCGCGCTAaaggagcaattgcagaatacccggcccaccaaatgtcctacttaaaagagctgccaacgcggtccgcagtcccgtagtcgttaaatgcaaaatgttaaagtgtactgccaccgcggtccgcagtcccgtagtcgctGAATGAAAAGTATTAAAGGGGAGtatctgctgaatacccctccataTGAAGTTATAACCCTGAAAAAGCTGGCTACATGGATACGCAGTTATCTCCTGctaacgctttaagaacgagaaatacatatatgtcagaccacccctccccctcggaaTTTGCTAGTAAGGGAATGGAATGGCTatgcggctacgcagttgtgaagaccacccctccccctcggaatttgttagtaagggaatgaagtggctacgcggctacgcagttgtgaagaccacccctccccctcatAATATGTTAGTAAGGAAAGAAGTGTCTATTTATATTTCAGGCAAAATAATTTACGCCTACCTTAAATCTACGTAtacggtccgcagtcccgcagtcgatgaaCAATGAACTAAGTGTTAAAATGGACTGGTACcgtggtccgcagtcccgtagtcgatgaaaagtgtagttgaccgaaccgcaaaatgaaaagcgaaaattttacgagagttcttaggcctaatcactgcaacgagcgcttaggcttaatcagtaaacgagtgctttattcttcacattatctcgtgaaaagtgtagttgaccgaaccgcaaaatgaatgctaaaattttacgagagtttttaggcctaatcactgcaacgagcgctgaggcttaatcagtaaacgagtgctttattcttcacattatctcgtgaaaagtgtagttgaccgaaccgcaaaatgaatgctaaaattttacgagagtttttaggcctaatcactgcaacgagcgctgaggcttaatcagtaaacgagtgctttattcttcacattatctcgtgaaaagtgtagttgaccgaaccgcaaaatgaaaggtaaaattttacgagagtttttaggcctaatcacggcaacgagcgcttaggcttaatcagtaaacgagtgttttattcttcacattatctcgtgaaaagtgtggcTATATTCATAAGGCTGTAAACCATTCCATTGAATTTTTCAACAAGGAGGGATTTCACACGAACAAGATTGAAGGCCACTGGCGGCAAATGAAAGCGAAACTGCCAACTCATGGACGTAAAAAGGAACATTATTCCTCCTATTTAGCAGAGTTCAAGTGGAGATACGTGCATCGCGGAGAGGATCTATGGAGAGTATTCTTGGACGATGTGAAAAGGATTGACCAATTTAAGTAAAAAGCATATTTTACGCACCGGTGAATTTTAAGTAGAAACGTGGGTGCTATACTTAATGATAAaatttttgaactgaaatttttattaGAGAATTGATAGTTTAGTTTTATGAACGAaagtaaacttgatttttgttgtCCTCTTACATGTATACGAACAGATTAGGGCATATTTACCGTGATTTACAGTCAATAATGTCCgtctaaaatgtaatttatgaTTACGAAAGTGTGGTTGAGCAatg from Montipora capricornis isolate CH-2021 chromosome 9, ASM3666992v2, whole genome shotgun sequence encodes:
- the LOC138015110 gene encoding uncharacterized protein, with the translated sequence MFEHCLGGRGREKGRERETHVARITMEACTVNSLLFAQNLTSVPKCFDLDWSLCKTVKSKLLDTLIEGVEPAEDVTPTAVLIVDGKAVLQAMKEIPATVEELATSVFHSVVPQATLADFVTDRYPDVSIKNPEIAKRASVGAVQVEITGGGQKCPKQWKTFLNSGENKKMLTRFLLQQWSRDNYANRIGNPNPNIYFALEDKCFQLSGDDGKVVCEAITELNSNHEEADTRLLLRAKHASENGETTVIIKSPDTDVAIMACHFCRNISARIPFKNKEKTRNIYLEISAIADAAWPHLCDASPGLHTFTGCDSTSVFVGKGKKTALNLCKTDPVACKDKATLGRSFDAETVPFSECVGFVYKMYGKPKLVEVNECRYITFCAKQGQSQSLPPCQDALRNHTMLANYQAAIWRHALNANPEIPSHYTSVLGSEIQSRGTVNDLPR
- the LOC138015111 gene encoding uncharacterized protein, which encodes MLDTSLVRRQVAFIYVLLLASANMVSTKAVCKCGNGEADSPTKQVVDYNVQFSESGELYNETIEVDTEKQTELFKVPAHGNVDHSNILHDFKMNMSMLLFPEKKICYLLPLQDELLSPRKLIDGLDNAEKISSKTKKTTIIDNKWIPSSELTDRSILSDELAMFCAKYPIYSVKKLEDSLTSMRIQTGERKPRKRPTCVEPCSFKGGSQLLCGN